The Polyangium mundeleinium genome contains the following window.
CGGTGCGATACGTCCAGCCCACCTCGGCGTTCGCGCCGAAGCCGGGATTCCGCAGGTCGATTCCGCCGTGAAGGCCTGCGGCGAACCGGCCCGCGGACGAGAAGTTGAGCCACGAGGCTTGCGCGAACGCGCCGATGCCGCCGCGGGGCCCGGAGAAGCAGCCGGTGTTGCCGACGAAGAGGAGCGAGTAGCGGGCGTCGAGGCCGAGGCCGAAGTTGAGCTTGTCGCCGAAGCTCAGGGACAACATGAGCCCGGGCGAGAACCAGTGGATGTCGTCGTCCGCGCGCGCCTCGCCGGGGGCCAAGAGGATGGCGGCGGCGCCGAGCGCGCAAAGCGTAGGACCAAGACGAGAAGATAAGGAACCCATGAGGACCTCCGAGGGCTCATGGTAACGGAGGTCGCTCACCTTTCCCAGTTGGCTGGACGTTTGCGCCCTTGACGCAGGCGGGGACGCGCGATTCCATGGAAGGCCTCGACGCCGGGGAATCCCCCCTGCGCCGAAAAACCCTTGCCTTGGATTGGAATCACCATGCAACGACGACGAACGTCTCCCACGGAAACGATCCTTCGCTCGCTTCGTCCCCTGGCCCTCGTGCTTGCGCTCGCGCCCGTCGGGTGCGGCGATTATTCGGCCGGGAGTGAATTCCTCGGGGCCACGCCCGGCGGCGCCCAGGACATGGGGCTCGCGCGCAGCATCATCGCGTCCGGCGGCGTGCCGACCCTCGACGATTTCACCCCCGAGGGCCTCTACTCCGAGCACGACCTCGCCCTCGCGGCCCCCGTGCCCTGCGCAAAACCGCTCTGCATCAACACGGCCGCGGGCCTCGATGTCGGCCTCGACGACGACGAGCGCGACCTCTTCGTTCAGCTCGGCATGCAATCGAACATCAGCGAGGATGAATTCGTCCGCAAGCCGCTGAACCTCGGCATCGTGATCGACACGAGCGGCTCGATGGATGGAAACCTCTCGCACGTGCGCGAGGCGCTGCACACGCTCGTCGACAACCTCCGGCCAGACGATCGCGTGGCCCTCGTGGAGTTCGCTGCGAGCGCGAACACGATCCTCAGCTCGACGCCCGTCTCCGACAAGGAATCGCTGCACGAGGCGATCGACGAGATCACGACCGGCGGCTCGACCTCGCTGGAGGAGGGCATGAAGCTCGGGTATGCCGTGATCGACGAGCACGTGCAGAGCGGCACGCTCTCGCGGCTGATGGTGTTCACCGACGCGATGCCGAACGTCGGCGCGACCGACGCCGCGAGCTTTCAGTCGATGGTCAAGGCGGCCTCGGCGCTCGACATCGGCTTCACGTTCTTCGGCTTCGGCGCGAACTTCGACGCCTCGTTCGTCGACCAGATCGGCCACCTGCGCGGCGGAAACTATCGATTCGTGGGCGCCGAGGACGTGAAGCCGATCTTCGAAGAGGAGCTCGATTTCCTGGTGACGCCCATTGCGTACGATCTCCGCGTCTCCACGGCGGCGGCCGAGGGGACCGCGGTCTCCACGGTGTACGGCGTGCCGCAGCTCGGCGAGCATGGGAGCGGCGAGCTCTTCGACGTGACCACGGTGTTCCTGAGCAAACGCAAAGGGGGCATCGTGCTCCGGCTCGACGGGACGAACCTCGAGCCGCTCGTCTCGGGCGAGGCGATCGAGGCGGGCTCGGTGACGATCGAATACGCGACGCCGGAGGGCGCCGTCGAGACGGACACGCTGCCGATCCGCTTGCCCTTCCAGACGCTGCCGGGGCCGACGGACGCGCTCTTGCCGACCCCGCACATCGCGCGGACGCTCGCCGTGACGAACGAATACCTCGTGATGAAGCGGCTCTGCGGGGATTTTCACGCCGGCAGCCTCGACCCCGTGGACGGGGCCGCGCGGCTCGAACAGGCGATCGCGCGGCTCACGAGCGCCGACGCGGCCCTCTCTGACGAGAACCTGAAGCGGGAGATCACCCTGCTCCAGAAGCTCGGGCAAAACCTCGGCCTCGCCGCGGGGACGCCATGAGCACGCGCGTGGGAAAGGGGCTCTTCGGCGCGCTCGTGCTCGCGTGTCTCACCATGGCCGGCTGCTCCGACGAGGGGCAAAGGTCCTGCCCGAGCGATTTTACGTGCGCGGATCTCGTGACGAACACGTGTGGCGAGGACGGCGCTTGCGGGAGCTCGCAGAGCTGCGCGGCGGCGAAGAAGCTCGAGCAGGCAGGCGATCGAGGCGCCTGCGAGGCCGCGTGGTGCTCGCTCGGCGAGTCGTACGAGGAATGCGACTGACTCAAGCCTTCCGCGGGCGGAACGTCGGGACCAGGCACACCGCCGAGAACACCGCAAGCGCGACGAAGACGTAAAACAGTTTGTCCCACCCGTAGCGCTCGCTCACGCCACGCGTGACGTACTCCTGAAGAATCGCCCCGATCGAGCCGACTCCATTCACGACGCCGAGCGCGGTGGCGGCCGCGTACTTTCCGCCCGCGTCCTGGGCCGCGGCGCCGCTGATGAGCGAGTCCGGCCCGAAGAGCATCGCGCCGACGAACGCCATCACGACGAAATTGGTGACGGTGCCCGTGGAGCCGAGCTGCGCATACAAGAAGAGCGCGCCAGCGAGGAGCACGAGCCACGCCGCGGCAAACCAGGAGCGCGGGAGGTGGCGATATCGATCGGAGAGCGCCCCCATCCCGATCGTGCCGAGCACGCCGCCGACCTCGAACGAAATGGACATGTACCCGGCGCCCGTCTTCGAATAATGGAGCGCCGTCGTGAGGTAAAACGGCAGCCAGAACAGGATGCTGTACCGGATGAGCTTCATCCCGAAGTACGAGGCGCCATAAAACCAGACCGTGGGGTTTCTGAGCACGCGGTTCCGCTCCGCCCGCTGCGTCTCCGCCACCGCGGCGGAGCCTGCGCCCGCGACCGGGACCACGACCGCCCCCGGCCCCGGCTTCAGGAACAGGAGCACGAGCACGCCAACGAGCGCGACGACGACGGCCGGGGCCCAAAAGCTCGCGCGCCAGCCATAGAGGCTCAGCATGAACGTGGCGAACCAGGTCGCGATGATGCCGCCGGCCTGATAACACGTCGCCCACACGCCCATCACGCGGCCGCGGTTCTCGGACGTCGTCCACTCGGCCATCGCCTTCACATTGCCCGGCCAGCCCGACGATTGCGCGAAGCCGTTCACCAGGAACGCGACGAGAAACGCGATCCCCACGCTCGACGCGCTGAACGCGAAGCACGCGCCCGCCGAGACGAGCATGCCCACGCCCACGAGCCGGCGCGCCCCCACACGATCGCCGAGCATGCCGTTCACGTACTGGCCGACCATGTACGCCGCGAGGTACGCCGTCTCAACGTTGCGCAGCGCGTCCTTGCCGAGGCTCTCCATGATGGGCGCCTTCGCAACGCTGATCCCTTTGCGCCCCAAGTAATACGTCGCGTAGGAGACCCACGTGAGGACCCACGCAGTCCACCGTCCTCGACGCGTCGCTGCGTCCTCGGCACGCTCGCCGGACGGCGGGACTCGCTCGGTCGCGACGGGCGGCGCATAGGGCTCGAGAGGGCCTTGGCTCATCGTTTGCCGAGGGTACGCGCGGCGGCGCCTCGGCCGCTACCAGATCACGACCGGACAACCTGGTCCTTTCTCACCGTGCTACACAAAACTCCATGATCACCCCCGACGCGATCGTGATCGGCGCAGGTCCAAACGGGCTCGTGGCCGCCAACTACCTCGCCCAGGCCGGGTGGTCCGTGCTCGTGCTGGAAGCCCAAAACCGGCCCGGCGGCGCCGTCTGGACGGAGGAGAGCACCCTGCCCGGCTTCCTGCACGACGTGGGCGCCGCGTTCTTCCCGTTCGGCACGACGAGCCCCGCCCTGCTCCCGCTCGACCTGCCCGAAGCCGGGCTCGTCTGGCGCCACGCGCCCCTCGACAGCGCCCACCCCGCCAAGGACGGCACGTGCGCAGCCATCGGGCGCGACCTCGAAGCGAGCAAGCGGAGCCTCGGCGAGGACGGAGCCGCCTGGGAAAAGCTCGCGCGCTGGCACGCGCGGACCCGAGACGAGCTGCTCGACGCGCTGCTGTCCACCCTGCCAGCCCTGGGGCCGATGTTCCGCTTCGGGCCGGCCAACCTGCTGCGGCTCGCGGCCGTGGCCGCGTCGAGTGGTCGCGGGTACGCGGAATGGACGTTCAAGACCGAACCCGCGCGCCGCATCCTCCCGGCGCTCGCGCTGCACACCGACGTCGGCCCGGACGATCCCTTCGGCGCGATCGTGGGCTTCATGCTGGCCATGCTCGCGTCGAGCGGGGGCTTCGCCATCCCCGAAGGCGGCGCAGCCTCGATCACGCGGGCCTTGCTGAAGCGGCTCTCGGACCTCGGCGGCGTGGTGCGGACGGGCACACGCGTGAAGCGCATCGTGGTGCGCGAGGGCCGCGCCGCCGCCGTCATCACCGAGCAAGGCGAGGAGATCGAGGCCGATCGCGCGATCATCGCCGACACCTCGGCGCCCGCGCTTTACCTGCGTCTGCTCG
Protein-coding sequences here:
- a CDS encoding vWA domain-containing protein, with the protein product MQRRRTSPTETILRSLRPLALVLALAPVGCGDYSAGSEFLGATPGGAQDMGLARSIIASGGVPTLDDFTPEGLYSEHDLALAAPVPCAKPLCINTAAGLDVGLDDDERDLFVQLGMQSNISEDEFVRKPLNLGIVIDTSGSMDGNLSHVREALHTLVDNLRPDDRVALVEFAASANTILSSTPVSDKESLHEAIDEITTGGSTSLEEGMKLGYAVIDEHVQSGTLSRLMVFTDAMPNVGATDAASFQSMVKAASALDIGFTFFGFGANFDASFVDQIGHLRGGNYRFVGAEDVKPIFEEELDFLVTPIAYDLRVSTAAAEGTAVSTVYGVPQLGEHGSGELFDVTTVFLSKRKGGIVLRLDGTNLEPLVSGEAIEAGSVTIEYATPEGAVETDTLPIRLPFQTLPGPTDALLPTPHIARTLAVTNEYLVMKRLCGDFHAGSLDPVDGAARLEQAIARLTSADAALSDENLKREITLLQKLGQNLGLAAGTP
- a CDS encoding MFS transporter, with amino-acid sequence MSQGPLEPYAPPVATERVPPSGERAEDAATRRGRWTAWVLTWVSYATYYLGRKGISVAKAPIMESLGKDALRNVETAYLAAYMVGQYVNGMLGDRVGARRLVGVGMLVSAGACFAFSASSVGIAFLVAFLVNGFAQSSGWPGNVKAMAEWTTSENRGRVMGVWATCYQAGGIIATWFATFMLSLYGWRASFWAPAVVVALVGVLVLLFLKPGPGAVVVPVAGAGSAAVAETQRAERNRVLRNPTVWFYGASYFGMKLIRYSILFWLPFYLTTALHYSKTGAGYMSISFEVGGVLGTIGMGALSDRYRHLPRSWFAAAWLVLLAGALFLYAQLGSTGTVTNFVVMAFVGAMLFGPDSLISGAAAQDAGGKYAAATALGVVNGVGSIGAILQEYVTRGVSERYGWDKLFYVFVALAVFSAVCLVPTFRPRKA
- a CDS encoding phytoene desaturase family protein, whose product is MITPDAIVIGAGPNGLVAANYLAQAGWSVLVLEAQNRPGGAVWTEESTLPGFLHDVGAAFFPFGTTSPALLPLDLPEAGLVWRHAPLDSAHPAKDGTCAAIGRDLEASKRSLGEDGAAWEKLARWHARTRDELLDALLSTLPALGPMFRFGPANLLRLAAVAASSGRGYAEWTFKTEPARRILPALALHTDVGPDDPFGAIVGFMLAMLASSGGFAIPEGGAASITRALLKRLSDLGGVVRTGTRVKRIVVREGRAAAVITEQGEEIEADRAIIADTSAPALYLRLLDPDLVPTPLTESMRNFKYGFGTFKMDWALSGPVPWSCEDAARAAVVHTGDSLDDLARFTAEVRRGELPRDPYLVIGQQTLADPTRAPAGKHTLWAYSRVPSTLPGGWKAAAPSFADRIEARIEELAPGFKQRILARVLVTPPDLEAMDENLVGGDLGGGSAQIQHQLFFRPVFPYFRYRTPIRALYLGSSYTHPGAGVHGACGKNAAEAALRDEG